In Eschrichtius robustus isolate mEscRob2 chromosome 2, mEscRob2.pri, whole genome shotgun sequence, a single window of DNA contains:
- the CREB3L3 gene encoding cyclic AMP-responsive element-binding protein 3-like protein 3 isoform X1, whose amino-acid sequence MGGGEEKGCVTLTNVPSLPQMASSTSLTCPIDSLELLDLLFDRQDGILRHVELGEDWGHVEDQVLPGPNSDDFLNSILRSGESVPSSPTWSPAASDSGISEDLPSDPQDTPPHSGVAATPASCHSVESGKGPCPSYHPGPACPTRNLGPVAQGLEASVAIDLEMWSPGLYAGEQAELASSPPHCNLTVKDLLLSGSGGDLQHHLAAPNLLRLGTGHSQELVLTEDEKKLLAKEGITLPTQLPLTKYEERVLKKIRRKIRNKQSAQESRKKKKEYIDGLETRMSACTAQNQELQRKVLHLEKQNLSLLEQLKKLQAIVVQSTSKSAQTGTCIAVLLFSFALIILPSISPFASNKAESPGDFVPVRVFSRTLHNDAASRVAPKTVPGSETPGHGPKAATLQEGSPSSPQEEWGSRDPPAPDNSTEDLDNGTLVQGNSMKELDRTTLLDCAQPEQALGPGRVGLEVAGGEL is encoded by the exons atgggtggtggggaggagaaggGCTGTGTGACCCTCACAAATGTCCCCTCCTTGCCCCAGATGGCTTCCTCCACCAGTCTCACGTGCCCTATCGACAGCCTGGAACTCTTGGATCTCCTGTTTGACCGGCAGGACGGCATCCTGAGACACGTAGAGCTGGGCGAGGACTGGGGCCACGTTGAGGACCAG GTCCTGCCAGGCCCGAACTCTGATGATTTCCTCAACTCCATCCTGCGTTCTGGAGAATCAGTGCCCAGCTCCCCGACCTGGTCTCCTGCGGCCAGTGACAGTGGCATCTCAGAAGATCTGCCCTCCGACCCCCAGGACACCCCTCCACACAGTGGGGTGGCTGCCACCCCGGCCAGCTGCCACAGCGTGGAGTCTGGCAAGGGGccctgcccctcctaccatcctGGCCCTGCCTGCCCCACCAGGAACCTTGGGCCAGTGGCCCAAGGGCTTGAGGCTTCCGTGGCCATAGACCTGG AAATGTGGAGCCCAGGCCTCTACGCCGGGGAGCAGGCTGAGCTGGCCAGCTCACCCCCACACTGCAACCTCACAGTGAAAGACCTCCTCCTCTCTGGCAGTGGCGGGGACCTG CAACATCACCTGGCAGCCCCCAACCTGTTGCGCCTTGGGACCGGGCACAGCCAGGAGCTGGTGCTGACGGAGGATGAGAAGAAGCTGCTGGCCAAAGAAGGCATCACCCTGCCCACCCAGCTGCCCCTCACCAAG TATGAGGAGAGAGTGCTGAAAAAAATCCGCCGGAAAATTCGGAACAAACAGTCAGCCCAAGAAAGccggaaaaagaagaaggaatatATTGATGGCCTGGAAACTCG GATGTCAGCCTGCACTGCCCAGAACCAGGAACTTCAGAGGAAGGTCTTGCATCTTGAGAAGCAGAACCT GTCCCTCTTGGAGCAGCTGAAGAAACTCCAGGCCATCGTGGTCCAGTCCACCAGCAAGTCGGCTCAGACGGGCACCTGCATAGCG gtCCTGCTCTTCTCCTTCGCCCTCATCATCCTCCCCTCCATCAGCCCTTTCGCCTCCAACAAAGCCGAGAGCCCCGGAGACTTCGTGCCTGTACGAG TTTTCTCCAGAACTTTGCACAACGATGCTGCATCCCGCGTGGCTCCCAAAACCGTGCCAGGCTCCGAAACCCCAGGACATGGGCCCAAGGCTGCCACACTTCAGGAAGGGTCTCCAAGCAGCCCTCAGGAGGAATGGGGATCCCGGGACCCGCCGGCTCCGGACAACTCGACGGAGGATCTGGACAACGGGACCCTGGTCCAGGGCAACTCCATGAAGGAGCTGGACCGGACCACCCTCCTAGACTGTGCCCAGCCTGAACAAGCACTCGGCCCAGGGCGCGTGGGGCTGGAGGTGGCAGGGGGTGAGCTGTGA
- the CREB3L3 gene encoding cyclic AMP-responsive element-binding protein 3-like protein 3 isoform X2 encodes MNGDSAVGKMASSTSLTCPIDSLELLDLLFDRQDGILRHVELGEDWGHVEDQVLPGPNSDDFLNSILRSGESVPSSPTWSPAASDSGISEDLPSDPQDTPPHSGVAATPASCHSVESGKGPCPSYHPGPACPTRNLGPVAQGLEASVAIDLEMWSPGLYAGEQAELASSPPHCNLTVKDLLLSGSGGDLQHHLAAPNLLRLGTGHSQELVLTEDEKKLLAKEGITLPTQLPLTKYEERVLKKIRRKIRNKQSAQESRKKKKEYIDGLETRMSACTAQNQELQRKVLHLEKQNLSLLEQLKKLQAIVVQSTSKSAQTGTCIAVLLFSFALIILPSISPFASNKAESPGDFVPVRVFSRTLHNDAASRVAPKTVPGSETPGHGPKAATLQEGSPSSPQEEWGSRDPPAPDNSTEDLDNGTLVQGNSMKELDRTTLLDCAQPEQALGPGRVGLEVAGGEL; translated from the exons ATGAATGGGGATTCAGCAGTTGGAAAG ATGGCTTCCTCCACCAGTCTCACGTGCCCTATCGACAGCCTGGAACTCTTGGATCTCCTGTTTGACCGGCAGGACGGCATCCTGAGACACGTAGAGCTGGGCGAGGACTGGGGCCACGTTGAGGACCAG GTCCTGCCAGGCCCGAACTCTGATGATTTCCTCAACTCCATCCTGCGTTCTGGAGAATCAGTGCCCAGCTCCCCGACCTGGTCTCCTGCGGCCAGTGACAGTGGCATCTCAGAAGATCTGCCCTCCGACCCCCAGGACACCCCTCCACACAGTGGGGTGGCTGCCACCCCGGCCAGCTGCCACAGCGTGGAGTCTGGCAAGGGGccctgcccctcctaccatcctGGCCCTGCCTGCCCCACCAGGAACCTTGGGCCAGTGGCCCAAGGGCTTGAGGCTTCCGTGGCCATAGACCTGG AAATGTGGAGCCCAGGCCTCTACGCCGGGGAGCAGGCTGAGCTGGCCAGCTCACCCCCACACTGCAACCTCACAGTGAAAGACCTCCTCCTCTCTGGCAGTGGCGGGGACCTG CAACATCACCTGGCAGCCCCCAACCTGTTGCGCCTTGGGACCGGGCACAGCCAGGAGCTGGTGCTGACGGAGGATGAGAAGAAGCTGCTGGCCAAAGAAGGCATCACCCTGCCCACCCAGCTGCCCCTCACCAAG TATGAGGAGAGAGTGCTGAAAAAAATCCGCCGGAAAATTCGGAACAAACAGTCAGCCCAAGAAAGccggaaaaagaagaaggaatatATTGATGGCCTGGAAACTCG GATGTCAGCCTGCACTGCCCAGAACCAGGAACTTCAGAGGAAGGTCTTGCATCTTGAGAAGCAGAACCT GTCCCTCTTGGAGCAGCTGAAGAAACTCCAGGCCATCGTGGTCCAGTCCACCAGCAAGTCGGCTCAGACGGGCACCTGCATAGCG gtCCTGCTCTTCTCCTTCGCCCTCATCATCCTCCCCTCCATCAGCCCTTTCGCCTCCAACAAAGCCGAGAGCCCCGGAGACTTCGTGCCTGTACGAG TTTTCTCCAGAACTTTGCACAACGATGCTGCATCCCGCGTGGCTCCCAAAACCGTGCCAGGCTCCGAAACCCCAGGACATGGGCCCAAGGCTGCCACACTTCAGGAAGGGTCTCCAAGCAGCCCTCAGGAGGAATGGGGATCCCGGGACCCGCCGGCTCCGGACAACTCGACGGAGGATCTGGACAACGGGACCCTGGTCCAGGGCAACTCCATGAAGGAGCTGGACCGGACCACCCTCCTAGACTGTGCCCAGCCTGAACAAGCACTCGGCCCAGGGCGCGTGGGGCTGGAGGTGGCAGGGGGTGAGCTGTGA